The following are from one region of the Sardina pilchardus chromosome 4, fSarPil1.1, whole genome shotgun sequence genome:
- the LOC134077969 gene encoding lactase/phlorizin hydrolase-like has protein sequence MGSAYNVKHRGGSGKAQNQNDFILLAGPLTKSFCKNLSANQAASQSVVSERADVFDCSLTLPSKLRDHFQYLQSQGVTHYKVPLSWSHILPTGDPSRPHRDTVSCYRTLLEQLTESGLQPLVVLHRSAVPEGLRATLGDWDSPQLPEAFERYAEFVFAEFRDSVKYWITFSHLDELSESGGLTDPNLPSLENILQAHIKVYKLFHRLSINREHQLVGYDIVDLYGDGPLNNEAARSPSKDASSDREIDAFTTTYGKILTKFSAQSPSERDNFLIGSFPAGFQWAVSSESFKVEGGWSEDGKGETIWDRFGHQGHVFDNQTADLACDSYNKVDYDVYLLRGLGTDTFQFSISWARIFPTGLRGSLSEKGALYYDNLINTLLQSNIEPVVTLYHWDLPQALQDNEGWTNPKIVEAFKDFADFCFSRFGDRVKTWNTFSSPWVVSHSGYGTGQHAPGVTDPVISSYQVTHNILKSHAEAWHVYNDNYRTQQNGIVGIALNSDWAEPLNVTSPQDTEAAERYLDFMLGCYAHPIFVNGDYPAKFKAQIEKKKKECLTNEVARLPVFTEAEKLRIKGTADFFGLNHYTTRLVNGSSGQCVPGPHGVGDFQSHVDPNWPTIDSDWIHPVPWGLRRLLEYISAQYTVTKVPIHITGNGMPMYYNGESFNDTDRINFLNSYINEVLKAIIIDGVDIKKYTVQSLMDGFEGPQGYSQRYGLHYVNFEDSSRPRTPKASAYFYAHVIEMNGFEEVRSVSSVPKLQTTRKNPALPPSKVPSTAKVVWEKFSHQTKFEKKRYHYGTFPEGFQWGVSSSAYQIEGAWNTDGKGSSVWDTFTQKPGSIPNNETGDVACDSYNKVEEDLYMLRALGVKSYRFSLSWSRIFPNGHRSSKNQKGVDYYNKLINGLIANNITPMVTLYHWDLPQELQDVGGWENLNMIDIFNDFCDFCFATFGDRVKLWITFNQPYTIAWFGYGLGLYPPNSKDPGYAPYKIAHDLLKAHAKAYHTYDVKYRPTQGGLVSISLNADWIEPKDPNTPRQVTAADRALQFQLGWFAHPIFKNGDYPDAMKWQVGNKTDLQRLGKSRLPIFTDQEKASIQGTADFFSINAYTSKMVHHVTTSLKPASYETDQDLGRENVDHSVNTAIEDQKAVPWGLRRLLNWIKEEYANPDIYITENGVATDSETTVDDPDRIFFYKTYIDEALKAYSLDGVNVKGFMASSLMDSFEWLNGYKVGFGLHHIDFQNPSRPRTPKYSAHYYHQIIKDNGFPQPSGDNVLYGRFREDFAWSTSTAAFQIEGGWRADGKGLSIWDQFSHTPLRVGDDENGDIACDSYNKIPEDLAMLKTLKVNHYRFSISWPRILPDGTNSFINKPGLDYYHRLVDALLAANIKPQVTLYHWDLPQALQDMGGWENDTIVQRFQEYADVVFSSLGGKVKFWITLNEPYVVANLGHGYGVYAPGISLRPGTLPYIVGHNLLKAHAEAWHLYNDKYRATQGGIIGVTINSDWAEPRNPYKQEDIDAARRYVQFYMGWFANPIFKGDYNEVMKTTIRERSEAAGLNKSRLPEFTPEEIKRINGTHDFFGLNQYTSVLTFPKTFDKNLQIYDADRGVGTVTDRSWLDSGSPWLKMTPTGFRKILNFIKEDYGNPPIYVTENGVSERGPIDLNDSPRVYYYENYINNAMKAFLLDGVDLRGYTAWTLMDNLEWAPGFAERFGLFYVNRSDVSLPRLPKESAKRYSTIIHCNGFPDPSEGPHECLTPESEGKTIATLYPPVVKFLGMEVSIPDAATALNVLFSFSIILAAAAAVMTYQCFRATKKSKPMTENISMASKF, from the exons ATGGGGAGTGCATACAATGTTAAGCATCG TGGTGGAAGTGGCAAGGCTCAAAACCAGAATGACTTTATACTTCTTGCAGGTCCATTGACGAAAAGTTTTTGTAAAAACTTGAGCGCAAATCAAGCAGCTAGTCAGTCTGTTGTTTCAGAAAGAGCAGATGTCTTCGACTGCAGTCTCACGCTGCCCTCAAAGCTCAGAGACCACTTCCAGTATCTTCAGAGTCAGGGGGTGACGCACTACAAGGTGCCCCTCTCCTGGTCCCACATCCTCCCCACAGGAGACCCCAGTCGGCCCCATCGGGACACAGTGAGCTGCTACAGGACCCTTCTGGAGCAGCTGACTGAATCAGGCCTGCAGCCCCTGGTGGTCTTACACCGCTCAGCTGTTCCAGAGGGACTTAGGGCCACACTTGGGGACTGGGACAGTCCTCAACTGCCAGAGGCCTTTGAGCGTTATGCAGAATTTGTGTTTGCAGAGTTCCGAGACTCGGTCAAGTACTGGATCACATTCAGTCATCTTGATGAACTGAGTGAGAGTGGAGGGCTTACAGATCCAAATTTACCTTCTCTGGAAAACATCCTCCAAGCTCACATCAAGGTTTATAAACTATTCCATCGCTTATCAATCAACAGGG AACATCAACTTGTGGGCTATGACATTGTTGATCTGTATGGAGATGGTCCACTGAACAACGAGGCAGCAAG GTCTCCATCGAAAGATGCTTCCAGTGATCGGGAAATAGACGCTTTTACCACCACATATGGAAAGATTTTGACAAAATTCAGTGCTCAGTCCCCATCTGAGCGTGATAACTTCCTGATTGGATCATTTCCTGCGGGCTTTCAGTGGGCCGTCTCCAGTGAGTCTTTCAAAGTGGAGGGCGGCTGGTCTGAAGATGGCAAAGGGGAAACAATATGGGACCGTTTTGGACACCAGGGTCATGTGTTTGATAACCAGACTGCTGACCTGGCTTGTGACAGCTACAACAAGGTGGACTATGATGTGTACCTGCTCAGAGGTCTAGGCACCGACACCTTTCAGTTTTCCATATCTTGGGCCCGAATCTTCCCCACTGGCCTCAGGGGGAGCCTGTCAGAGAAAGGAGCCCTTTATTATGATAACCTCATCAACACGCTCCTTCAGTCAAACATAGAGCCTGTTGTCACCCTTTATCACTGGGACCTTCCTCAGGCCTTGCAAGACAATGAAGGCTGGACGAATCCCAAAATTGTGGAGGCTTTTAAAGACTTTGCAGACTTTTGCTTCTCCAGATTTGGAGACAGAGTGAAGACCTGGAACACCTTCAGCAGTCCGTGGGTCGTGAGCCACTCTGGTTATGGCACTGGTCAGCATGCACCAGGAGTCACGGACCCAGTAATATCATCCTATCAG GTGACCCATAACATACTCAAGTCCCATGCTGAGGCCTGGCATGTCTACAATGATAACTACAGGACACAGCAGAATGGGATAGTGGGGATAGCTCTGAACTCAGACTGGGCTGAGCCTCTGAACGTCACCAGTCCTCAGGACACTGAGGCAGCTGAACGCTACCTGGACTTCATGCTGGGCTGCTATGCACACCCCATATTTGTGAATGGAGACTATCCAGCAAAGTTCAAGGCTCagattgaaaagaaaaagaaagaatgtcTGACCAATGAGGTAGCAAGACTTCCCGTGTTCACAGAAGCTGAGAAACTGCGGATCAAAGGAACAGCAGATTTCTTTGGGCTGAACCACTACACCACCCGTCTAGTAAATGGGAGTAGCGGACAGTGTGTTCCAGGACCTCATGGTGTTGGAGACTTCCAGTCTCACGTTGACCCCAACTGGCCAACCATAGACTCTGACTGGATTCACCCAGTGCCATGGGGACTTCGACGTCTGCTGGAGTACATCTCAGCACAGTACACAGTCACCAAAGTGCCAATACACATTACTGGAAATGGGATGCCAATGTACTACAATGGTGAAAGCTTCAATGACACAGACCGTATTAACTTCTTAAACAGTTACATCAATGAAGTACTGAAGG CCATAATTATTGACGGAGTGGACATTAAGAAGTACACAGTTCAGTCCCTAATGGATGGTTTTGAGGGTCCACAAGGCTATAGCCAAAGATATGGTTTGCATTATGTCAACTTTGAAGACTCAAGTAGACCTAGAACACCCAAAGCATCTGCATACTTCTATGCTCATGtaattgaaatgaatggctTTGAAGAAGTTAGATCAGTTTCATCTGTTCCGAAGTTACAGACCACCAGAAAAAATCCAGCCTTGCCCCCCTCCAAAGTGCCCTCCACAGCTAAAGTGGTTTGGGAGAAGTTTTCACATCAAACCAAGTTTGAAAAAAAGCGTTACCACTACGGAACATTCCCTGAAGGATTCCAGTGGGGTGTCTCTTCGTCAGCCTATCAGATTGAAGGTGCGTGGAACACAGATGGAAAAGGATCAAGTGTATGGGACACATTCACTCAGAAGCCTGGGAGCATCCCAAACAATGAGACTGGCGATGTGGCATGTGACAGTTACAATAAGGTGGAAGAGGATCTCTACATGCTAAGAGCTCTAGGAGTGAAGTCCTACAGATTTTCCTTGTCCTGGTCAAGAATATTTCCGAATGGCCATAGATCCTCTAAGAATCAGAAGGGAGTAGATTATTATAATAAACTGATCAACGGTCTAATTGCCAATAACATCACCCCAATGGTGACTCTCTACCACTGGGATCTTCCTCAGGAACTACAGGACGTTGGTGGATGGGAAAATCTCAACATGATTGACATCTTCAATGACTTTTGTGACTTCTGCTTTGCCACCTTTGGTGACAGAGTCAAGTTATGGATCACATTCAACCAACCTTATACCATTGCTTGGTTTGGTTACGGACTTGGCCTGTATCCTCCCAATTCTAAAGATCCAGGATACGCCCCTTACAAAATTGCACACGATCTCCTCAAAGCTCATGCAAAAGCATATCACACCTATGATGTTAAGTACAGACCAACTCAAGGAGGACTGGTGTCCATCAGCCTCAATGCAGATTGGATTGAGCCAAAAGATCCCAACACCCCTCGACAGGTAACTGCTGCTGACCGAGCCCTCCAGTTCCAGCTGGGCTGGTTTGCCCACCCCATCTTCAAAAATGGCGACTACCCTGATGCCATGAAATGGCAAGTTGGCAACAAGACTGATCTTCAGAGACTTGGAAAGTCTAGATTACCTATATTTACTGACCAGGAGAAAGCTAGTATCCAAGGAACGGCTGATTTCTTTTCCATCAATGCCTACACTTCCAAGATGGTACATCATGTGACCACATCACTGAAGCCTGCATCCTATGAAACAGACCAAGATTTGGGTAGAGAGAATGTTGATCACTCAGTGAACACAGCTATTGAAGATCAAAAAGCAGTACCATGGGGTTTGAGAAGACTTTTAAATTGGATTAAGGAGGAGTATGCAAATCCTGATATCTATATCACAGAGAATGGCGTAGCTACAGACTCTGAGACAACTGTTGATGACCCAGACAGAATATTTTTCTACAAGACATACATTGATGAAGCTCTTAAAG CATATAGCTTAGATGGAGTAAATGTCAAGGGATTCATGGCCTCCTCACTAATGGACTCATTTGAATGGCTTAACGGCTACAAGGTGGGATTTGGGCTTCATCACATCGATTTTCAAAACCCATCCCGCCCAAGGACCCCTAAGTATTCTGCACATTACTATCACCAGATCATAAAAGACAATGGTTTTCCACAACCAAGCGGTGATAATGTCCTGTATGGCCGTTTCCGTGAGGATTTTGCCTGGAGCACATCAACAGCAGCGTTTCAG ATTGAAGGGGGCTGGAGAGCAGATGGGAAAGGTTTAAGCATCTGGGACCAGTTCTCCCACACACCTTTAAGAGTAGGAGATGACGAAAATGGAGACATTGCCTGTGACAGTTACAACAAGATCCCAGAGGATTTGGCCATGCTCAAGACACTGAAGGTCAACCATTACAGGTTTTCTATCTCATGGCCCAGGATTCTACCTGATGGGACCAATAGCTTCATCAACAAGCCAGGACTGGACTACTATCATCGTCTGGTAGACGCTCTGCTGGCTGCCAACATTAAGCCTCAG GTCACCCTGTACCACTGGGATCTTCCTCAAGCTCTGCAGGATATGGGTGGCTGGGAGAATGACACTATTGTTCAAAGGTTCCAGGAATATGCTGATGTGGTCTTCAGCAGCCTTGGAGGCAAAGTGAAGTTTTGGATCACACTGAATGAACCCTATGTTGTAGCCAATCTAGGACATGGCTACGGAGTTTATGCACCTG GCATAAGCCTTCGCCCAGGCACTCTCCCTTATATTGTGGGCCATAACCTCCTGAAGGCCCATGCTGAAGCCTGGCATCTCTACAATGACAAGTATCGCGCCACACAGGGTGGCATCATCGGCGTTACCATCAACTCAGATTGGGCAGAGCCTCGCAACCCTTACAAGCAGGAGGACATTGATGCTGCCAGGCGATACGTTCAG TTCTATATGGGCTGGTTTGCTAACCCCATCTTCAAAGGTGATTACAATGAAGTGATGAAGACCACCATACGTGAAAGAAGCGAAGCTGCGGGACTTAACAAATCTCG CCTTCCTGAATTCACTCCAGAAGAGATCAAGAGAATAAATGGCACTCATGACTTCTTTGGACTTAACCAGTACACTTCAGTCCTGACTTTCCCAAAGACTTTTGATAAAAACCTTCAAATTTATGATGCAGATAG GGGGGTGGGCACGGTTACGGACCGGTCCTGGCTGGACTCTGGCTCCCCGTGGCTAAAGATGACTCCCACTGGATTCAGAAAGATCCTTAACTTCATCAAGGAAGATTATGGAAACCCCCCCATATACGTCACAGAGAATGGAGTCTCAGAACGAGGTCCAATTGATCTGAATGACAGTCCCAGGGTTTATTATTATGAAAACTACATCAACAATGCTATGAAAG CATTCCTGCTTGACGGTGTTGACCTCCGTGGTTACACAGCCTGGACCCTAATGGACAACCTTGAATGGGCACCTGGTTTTGCGGAAAGGTTTGGTCTGTTCTATGTCAACCGTTCTGATGTGTCTCTGCCTCGCCTGCCAAAGGAGTCTGCCAAGCGCTACTCAACCATCATCCACTGCAATGGCTTCCCTGACCCCTCTGAGGGCCCTCATGAATGCCTCACCCCTGAATCTGAGGGTAA AACGATTGCCACCTTATACCCCCCAGTGGTGAAGTTTCTGGGCATGGAGGTGTCAATTCCTGATGCTGCGACGGCTCTGAACGTTCTTTTCAGCTTCTCCATTATTTtggctgcagctgcagcagtcATGACCTATCAGTGTTTCAGGGCAACTAAGAAGTCAAAACCTATGACTGAAAATATCAGCATGGCGAGTAAATTCTAA